A part of Alistipes sp. ZOR0009 genomic DNA contains:
- a CDS encoding DUF5074 domain-containing protein has protein sequence MRKFLFAALLFASAASLTSCEKDSPSTEPIKFNLPYDMIITNEGSWGSKTASVSLYFEKKDSVGNDIFAKVNGRTMGDILQSMKIVDSLGYFIMNVPGTIEIASLKTFKSKATIEDLGSPRYMEVYNGKGYVSEWNNDAIVVIDLASNKVIKSIKVGVDPEGLLLIGDKLFVANSSGMGGNNNTVSIVDLKTETVVKTVTVGDIPRMFAKDINGDVWVICSGFQDWNDASKNTNSSLCKIDKNTYAVTKVDLGNFRPTQLFANPAKNKLYYGAGYGVKGIYQIDITATKAPSTPFIDEYFYGFTVNQSTGEIFGFTNAGIKEKANKAFKYNTAGVLLNEKSKYNTAGVTPNGGYFVK, from the coding sequence ATGAGAAAATTTTTGTTTGCTGCCCTGCTTTTTGCTTCGGCAGCTTCGCTTACCAGCTGCGAAAAGGATAGCCCATCTACAGAGCCCATCAAGTTTAATCTTCCTTACGACATGATTATAACTAATGAAGGAAGTTGGGGAAGTAAAACGGCTAGTGTTTCTCTCTATTTCGAGAAAAAAGATTCTGTAGGAAACGACATATTCGCCAAGGTAAACGGACGTACTATGGGAGATATTCTTCAGAGCATGAAAATTGTTGATAGTTTAGGATATTTCATCATGAATGTCCCTGGAACTATTGAAATTGCCAGTCTTAAAACCTTCAAATCAAAAGCAACTATCGAAGACCTAGGAAGTCCTCGTTATATGGAAGTTTATAATGGGAAAGGATATGTATCTGAATGGAATAATGATGCCATTGTTGTGATTGATTTAGCCTCAAACAAGGTTATTAAAAGCATAAAGGTAGGTGTCGATCCAGAAGGTCTTCTTCTTATTGGGGATAAATTGTTTGTTGCCAACAGTAGTGGAATGGGAGGCAACAACAATACCGTTTCCATAGTTGATCTTAAAACAGAAACAGTTGTAAAAACTGTAACTGTAGGAGATATCCCTCGTATGTTTGCAAAAGACATTAATGGTGATGTCTGGGTTATTTGCTCTGGATTCCAAGACTGGAACGATGCTAGCAAAAACACAAATTCTTCTCTTTGCAAAATTGATAAAAACACCTATGCTGTCACCAAAGTAGATCTAGGAAATTTCCGTCCAACACAACTTTTCGCTAACCCTGCCAAAAACAAGTTATATTATGGAGCAGGATATGGCGTAAAGGGCATCTACCAGATTGATATTACAGCAACCAAAGCCCCCAGCACTCCATTTATTGATGAATACTTCTACGGGTTCACTGTTAATCAATCTACAGGTGAAATTTTTGGATTTACCAATGCTGGAATCAAAGAAAAAGCGAACAAAGCGTTTAAATACAATACTGCTGGTGTACTTCTAAATGAGAAAAGCAAGTATAATACTGCTGGTGTAACCCCCAACGGAGGCTATTTCGTAAAGTAA
- the nhaA gene encoding Na+/H+ antiporter NhaA has protein sequence MKATVLFKEFFSSEKAGGLMLIGCTIISLIAANTGWGDAYTGFWETNIGGHSVGHWINDGLMAIFFLLIGLELEREIYKGELSDIKDAMLPIFAAIGGMLVPAGLFLMLNYGTPGQDGAGIPMATDIAFALGVLSLLGKRIPTSLKVFLTALAVIDDLGAILVIAIFYSKTLVLANLLTSLGIFAGLIVLNRLKVKNLIPYLIGGVAMWYFMLNSGVHATITGVLLAFAIPFGSGDKKSPSYILQHILHKPVAFMILPVFALANTAISLESGVVETLSQSYSVGIALGLIVGKPLGIFLLTLAAVKLGFSKLPSDLSWKSILGVGLLGGIGFTMSIFITLLAFDDATIVNNAKLAILLSSLAAGVIGFVVLSRTFKEVQPEENL, from the coding sequence ATGAAGGCGACAGTACTGTTTAAAGAATTTTTTAGCAGCGAAAAGGCGGGAGGCTTGATGCTTATCGGCTGTACCATAATATCGTTGATAGCTGCCAACACGGGGTGGGGGGATGCCTACACCGGATTTTGGGAAACCAACATTGGTGGACACTCGGTTGGGCATTGGATTAACGATGGGCTGATGGCGATTTTCTTTTTGCTGATAGGTTTAGAGCTAGAACGAGAAATATACAAGGGGGAGCTCTCGGATATTAAGGATGCGATGCTTCCTATTTTTGCGGCTATTGGCGGAATGCTGGTGCCTGCGGGTCTTTTCCTGATGCTTAACTACGGAACACCGGGTCAAGATGGGGCTGGAATCCCAATGGCCACCGATATTGCGTTTGCTTTGGGCGTTTTATCCCTTTTAGGGAAAAGAATACCGACCTCGCTAAAGGTGTTTTTGACGGCGCTGGCCGTTATCGACGATTTGGGAGCCATTTTGGTGATTGCCATCTTCTACTCGAAGACGTTGGTGTTGGCTAACCTGCTAACTTCGCTGGGAATATTTGCGGGACTCATTGTTTTGAACCGGTTGAAGGTGAAAAATCTGATTCCTTACCTTATAGGAGGGGTGGCCATGTGGTACTTTATGCTGAACTCGGGCGTACATGCGACGATTACGGGCGTACTGCTGGCGTTTGCCATCCCATTTGGCAGCGGCGATAAGAAATCGCCCTCGTACATCCTACAGCATATACTGCACAAGCCCGTTGCGTTTATGATACTTCCTGTTTTTGCGCTGGCCAATACGGCCATTAGCTTGGAATCGGGCGTTGTGGAGACGCTATCGCAGAGCTACAGCGTGGGTATTGCGCTGGGGCTGATTGTCGGTAAGCCGTTGGGTATTTTTCTGCTAACCTTGGCGGCGGTGAAGCTAGGCTTCTCGAAGCTTCCGAGCGATTTGAGCTGGAAGTCGATACTTGGGGTGGGGCTGCTTGGAGGAATCGGCTTTACGATGTCGATTTTTATAACGCTGCTGGCCTTCGACGATGCCACGATTGTAAATAATGCGAAGCTGGCGATTCTTTTATCGTCGCTAGCGGCAGGTGTTATTGGCTTTGTGGTACTTAGCCGCACGTTTAAGGAGGTTCAGCCGGAGGAGAACCTGTAA
- a CDS encoding carboxypeptidase-like regulatory domain-containing protein, translating to MKKVQQNKFEMEQTIDELLVSNREITKRIPGFDTIYTPYKENLNKISDLQSGKSIKKHGLANHNHDLHQELAKKGYNLCSFICAYATITNNTVLKDEFGFTESDLNRGNDNELNSRINLICNKAESLLELLHPYGVTPETIASLRSLNAKHVAMAPNVRMEKSMNKETTKQIEELFKANDALLGKFDSVIEILRDTQPEFYRLYKINRIIPNKGTTTISLITKVQCGASGDPIKGAKATITLVSKEGTTANGASAKPLIKKTAEKGSFRVRNLAPGTYTITIEKAGYATVTMTIHITKGENTLVKVTLNKS from the coding sequence ATGAAAAAGGTACAACAGAACAAGTTCGAAATGGAGCAAACAATCGACGAGCTGCTAGTTAGTAATCGCGAAATTACCAAGCGAATTCCTGGCTTCGACACTATTTACACTCCATACAAAGAGAATCTAAACAAGATCAGCGATTTACAAAGCGGAAAATCAATCAAAAAGCACGGGTTAGCCAACCATAATCACGATCTACACCAAGAGTTAGCCAAAAAAGGGTATAACCTATGCTCCTTTATTTGCGCTTACGCTACCATCACAAACAACACGGTTCTTAAAGACGAATTTGGATTTACCGAGTCGGATTTAAATAGAGGCAACGACAACGAGCTCAACAGCCGGATAAATCTTATATGCAACAAGGCCGAATCGCTTCTGGAGCTGCTGCATCCCTACGGCGTAACTCCCGAAACAATAGCTTCGCTCCGAAGCCTCAACGCAAAGCATGTCGCAATGGCTCCTAACGTTCGCATGGAAAAAAGCATGAACAAGGAAACCACCAAGCAAATCGAAGAATTATTCAAGGCAAACGACGCATTACTCGGCAAGTTCGACTCCGTAATCGAGATACTTCGCGATACGCAGCCCGAATTTTACCGATTATACAAGATCAACCGCATAATTCCCAACAAGGGAACCACCACCATATCCTTAATTACCAAGGTGCAGTGCGGAGCTAGCGGCGATCCTATCAAGGGTGCTAAGGCAACCATCACGCTTGTTTCCAAAGAGGGCACCACCGCCAACGGCGCTTCCGCAAAGCCTCTTATAAAGAAAACCGCCGAAAAGGGAAGCTTTAGGGTTAGAAACCTAGCCCCAGGAACCTATACGATAACCATCGAAAAAGCGGGATACGCCACCGTAACCATGACCATCCACATCACAAAAGGAGAAAATACGCTTGTAAAAGTTACATTAAATAAGAGCTAG